agcacagagcctgaagcggggctcgaacccatgaagcgtgagatcatgacctgagctgaagttgaacgcttaaccgactaagccacccaggtgccccttcaatttATATTCTTGTGTAAAGGCAATGTAAAATGAATTTCTTACTGTGAGTTGAGGTCGAGAGGTTTGTTCTACTGTGCGGAAGGGTCACAGAACATATTCCCCCAATATATGCTACTTTGGCATATTGATATTTTGAGCTGTAGGCTCAAACAACAATGTAAGGACAgattttctctgaccctcccctcacTTACCTGCCTCAAGAtacagcctccagaaggaactcaGTTGTCATAAGTCCCTTTCCTAGGAGTTTCATCAAGCAGGGAATATTACCCCTTATCAGAGGAGAACTCGACTCCACAGCCAGACAAACTTTGTCACAAACTCTCATATCTCCTGTGTACTCTTCTAAGGGCccattcatcttttaaaaaggcatttactGTCTCCTAAGAGGACTCCAGTTCCCCTCCTCTTTCACTATTAAGATGGTATTTATGTCTGAATTCTAAGCCACCTTGGGGAGTTAATTATTTTTCCCTGGGTGTCTCCCATGTATACATGAGGTATgcatgttaataaacttctgtttacaggtacctgggtggctctgttggttgagtgtccaactttggttcaggtcattttctcactgtctgtgagtttcagccccacgccaggctctgtgctgacagctcagagcctagagcctgcttcggattctgtgtctccctctctctctgcccctaccctgctcacattctgtctctctctctcaaaaataaaataaacattaaaaaaatatattaaaataaataaatacataaacttctgttttattttctcttgttaatctgtcttttattatggGAGTCTTAGCTAGGAATgcagaaggacagagggaaaattattttctcttctctatagtacaaatatatatatatatatatatatatatatatttaatgtttatttatttttaagagagagagtgtgagtgggggaggggcagagagagagggagacacagaatcggaagcaggctccaggctccgagctgtcagcacagagcctggtgtggggcttgaacccacgaactgcaagatcatgacctcagccaaatttggatgcttaaccgactgagccacccagttacctcCCCTACAGTACAAATATTGATATTATTTGTATCTATGTGTAATCACTTTCCCTGGAAAGCTTGAACCtaatacaaaagaaaagtaaaacacaaagCGTAGGCTCAAATTCCATCCTGGTCACTTTTTAGCTGGGTGACCCGTATCCCCAGGGGCTCATCTTCACCAGAaatttccctatctgtaaaacagaaataaaaagacctACTTCCTTTCCAGGGTTATTGTAGAATCAAATGAGAAGACATAAGGGGAAGGCTTTTGTGAGTCACAAAACATCCAGGAACCCAAATATTCTTATTGTCTGGGTCACAGTCTAGAAGAATCTCTAGATGCTACTCTTCTAGATTATATAATGTACCCATTGTTTCCTGTGAGTCTTTCCACATCCTGATTGTGAGGTTCCCAAGGTAAAGATCTAGGACTTGTACTAGTTAGTGTTTATCAGAATGTTAATGAAATGACTAATAATTATTACTTTATTGCCATGTTGAGATTCTGCCCTAAGTACTTTGCATGGACTGTgtttatctcatttcatccctaTGGTAATCCTATGAGGTATGTACCTTTCTTGTCACTATTTTACAGATATTCAAACTGCAACATCAAGCCCCGGTTGTAGtagctctgtcttttctcttccagTTTTTCCCAGACAAGTGAATCTGGGGAACAGTTTCCTAGTTGTCCAGTTTGGGCCTTCCCCAGGTCACCAGAGGTATCTAGCCAAGGGCCACAGACGTCTCTGTGTATTGCTCTGAAGGCTGGAGTTTTCTAAGTGGAGACACAGCCTCCCCTCTGGCCCCCACACTGTCGGACACAGGGGGTGTGagtaaaaatgcaaatctgtTCCTCGTGGTTTATACTCAGGTGTAACTGACAGACAGAACGGCCTTTTGGAGATGGAAAGTGCAGGGGCacctaaaaagagaaaattagggGAAGTCTGGTTCTGCTTTGAGAAGGCCGTCTAAGAGGCTCTGAGCTCAGAATCTGcagtgggttgaatagtgtcctcCCAAAAGTCATGTCCACCTGGAAGCTCAAAATGTGACCCTATttagaaataaggtctttgcagatgtaattaaggatgTTTAGATGAAATTCTCCTGGATGTAGGATGGGATAAGAGAAAGGAGTAggaaaagaagacatccagatggccaacagacaaatgaaaaaatgaaatgaaaaatgaaaaactgttcaacatccctcatcatcagggaaatacaaattaaaaccagatgttggtgaggatgcagagaaggaggatctgttttgcactgctggtgggaatgcaaactggtgcagccactctggaaaacagtatggagcttcctcaaaaagttaaaaatagaatgaccctatgacccagcaattgcactgcttggtatttatccatgggatacaggtgtgctgtttcgaagggacacatgcacccccatgtttatagcagcactatcaacaatagccaaagtatggaaagagcccaaatgtccatcgatggatgaatggatagagatgtgatatatatatatatatatatatacacacacacacacacacacacacacacacacacacacactggagtattactcggcaatcaaaaagaatgaaatcttgcctgtgcaactacatggatgaaactggagggttttatgctaagagaaattagtcagagaaagacaaatatcatatgacttcactcatatgagggctttaagatacaaaacagatgaacataagggaagggaagggaagcaaaaataatataaaaacagggagggggacaaaacataagagactcttaaatgcaaagaacaaactgagggtttctggaggggttgtgggtagggggatgggctaaatgggtaaggggcattaaggaggacacttgttgggatgagcactatgggtgttacacataggggatgaatcactggaatctactcctgaaatcattattgcactctATTCTAACTGAcatagatgtaaatttaaaaaataaataaaaaaaattaaaaataaataaataagtaaataaaaagaaacagacatgggactcaggaaaaaaaagacagagagagagagagagagagagagagagagaaaggagcggGAAAGACACAGGGGAGAAGGCCATATGAAGACACAGGCAGAGATTGGAGATTTTGCTGCCAGAAGCCAAGGAAAGCCAGGAGCCACTTGAAGTTGAAAAAGGTGAGGaagccccgccctcccccccccccccaccttcccccgcCGGGGAAGCTTTGGAGAAAGCCTGGCCCTGCTGATACTTCCGTACTTTGGATGGACCACTcgtctccagaaatgtgagaataTGAATTCCTGTTGCTTCAAGCTACCAAGTTTGTGGGAATCTTGGCAGCCCTAGGACCCTAACAGGTTCTAGCAGCAGTTTGGGTGTGAGCTTTCCTCAAGAGCAAGAAGAGCTTGGCCACTGCTACAAGCCCACGGTGAAGGTGAAGCGAGTCTGGGTTCTTCCTGCCCCGCATGGCCTTGGGGAGCCCTACAGAGGCCCAGGTCTGGGAGAGGCCAAGCAGTGTCTGGGAGCGCTCAGCGCCGCTCATGAAGACGGAAGCCTTGAGGAACTCCGGGCCAAGCAGGTCAGGGAGGCTGGTCAGGCCCGTGGAGGAGCCAACCTGTTCACTGTGGAACACCAGGTCTCCCAGACCCCTTTTTCCTCCTCAGCCACAtcttcctccaccccacccccactcctttcTACAAGTACACTTCCTACTCTGCCCCTGATGACACTCagatccccacccctcccttcacTAAGTTAAAAGAACCTGGCGTCTTTGATGAATGAAAAGGACCGTGTGTATCCTTTTCCTGCTTTAACAAACGAccccaaatttattctcttatagtcTCCAGGTCAAAATCCCAAAATGAGTCTTAAGGGGCGAAAATCAGTGTCAGAAGAACTGATTCCTTCTGGTGGCTCTAGAGAGGGAATCCATTCCTGTCtctttcagcttctagaggctgctaGCCTCTCTTGGCCCCTGGCCTCAGCACTGTCATTACTTTGCCTTCTCCCCATTAGACCTCTTGCCTCTTTCTAATAAGGCCAGTTGTGATGatatttagggcccacccagataatccaggataaattTTGCCTCAGGGTCCTGAATTTAATCACAGCTGCAAAGTCCCTTTGCtatataaagtaacatattcacaggttgcAGGGATCATGATGTGGAcatcttggggggggggctgtccaATTTACCACAAATGTGCCCCCCTCCCTAAAGAATCACCCTTGAAGCACTGATTCCATTGAGGGGATCGGTGGTGGTGAACTCTGCCTTCAGCTAAGGTCACAGAAACAGGCTAGTGGTGGCTTTAGCCATTTGTGGACAAGGGTTACAACCTGTAGGAAGTTCCTTCCAGGGTACAGGCTAGGCCTGCTCCTGACCTGCAAATTCCTGAGAGTTCCCTGAGAGGCGGGTGGGTTGTGGGTGGGATGAGAGTGTGGGTACAGGGTGGTGTGTCCTTTCGAGTAAAGATTCAGAGGCCAAGGTTTTTAGGTCCTTCATGAGGCATTCCCTGACCGTCTAGGCAGTCAGGATGCTGACTTACAGAAATGAATAAGACAAAATGCCCATCCCAAAGGAACTCAGAATCTGATGGGGAAACTGGAAGGATAAACAATACCGGAGGAACTGCTAAAACAGAGGAGAGCATATACTTGTTAGAACCTGAGGAAAGTGCTGTTGGTctgaggaggaggagcaggggtggtggggtggggggcacatgaGGAGAGCATCACAGGGCTGAATTTTACAGACTAAACAGTAAGCCTGCAAAGTGGGGGACATACGTGGACGGAAGGAAGGGTTATGCCCAGTCATGGGAGTAGCTGTGAATTGCAGACATTGGGTAGGGCGAGAACTAACTTGTGTAAACAGGGGAATGGCTAATGAGCATCTAATTAAAAGCCAGGGAAGGTTTGCAATTTGGGAATTGTAAGGGTATTTACCTTCATAATTTTGTTTCAACTTTTCTAAATAGCTAATGATAGTCTTACATATTTTCCCTATTGTTCATTTTGGATCAGACGTGGGCTTGTCACTTCAtgggaattgttttctttaaacgTCTCCAGACACCACCACTGGGCAGgtactgttatccccattttacagatgaggaactgaggtcTGGTGAGATGAAGCATCTTGCCAAAGCCTCATAGGTAataagaggcagagccaggactccaACTCGAGTCTGTGGCCTTGCACTTAGCCTCTGCTTCTCTGTACTGATCATGACACATGGGCACGTGTTTCATTGCTGAAGGTAACAGGGTGGAGGAGATGGAGACTGTAAAGCTCAACTCTGGCACAGGGTAGACGTTTTTCTCCACTTGATAGTGGTGGTGACAGGTGGACTGTGGGTAAGCAGGTATCAAAGGGTCCATTGAAGCAGCAAGGCCCTCAACCCTGTACATCATGAACCTCCCGTCACGTCCCCGCTCAGCTGCCAGGATGTCCTCTTCACTTGATGTTTTCTGCTTAGGAATTTGAACTTTGGAGTCCTAGCATTTCAGGCGGAATCCTGGGTCATGGCACTCACTAGCTGTGGGAGCTTAGGCAAGATACTTTAAGCTTCCTAGCCTGTAAAACGATGAGAAAACACCTACCTGCCTTGCAGGGTTGTCGATGATTAAAAGAGAGATGCAGTAGAAAGCATAGTTAGAAGTGACTGagccacggggcacctgggtggttcagtcggttaagtgtttgacttcagctcaggtcatgatatcgtggttcctgggttcggaccccgtgtcaggctctgtgctgacagctcagaaccagaagcctgtttcatattctgtgtcttcatttctctctctcacaagaggggattctgtgtctctctttccccgctcaggctctctctctcaaaaataaaataaacataaaaaaaagtgactGAGCTTGATGAACATGAGTGGTTATCATCATTTCTGAATGGTGTGCATAATACAGTGCTGTTGCTACCACCTATGCCTCCTTGGGACATATGCTGTCCTGGTGGTCCTCATCTGTCTCCAGCTATCCTTTGTCTCCTGACATTCCCTTCTTCTACCAGCCCCCTCACTGCTCCTGCTTGCCCAGGGTGCTGCCTcagccctcttctcttctcctggaCTTCTGGCTACATCTCATCCAATCCCCTGCCTTCTGTTAGCCCTTATTCCCTTATCCTTCTGCTAAGGGCTTCCCCCCAAGGTATTTCCAGGTGAGCCCCTTTACTGAATAGATTAATATTCAGAATTCCTGGTGAATGCGTCCTTCTAGATGGTTAACAGGATTCTCAACATCAATGTCAGAAGGGCCTTTAAGCATCTTCTTGGTTCCAAAAGCAGTTTGCTCTCCCTGAATTCTTCACCTTAGTGAAATCTTCTATCATCTCCTAGTTCCTTGGGTCAAGGAgaatcttctttttctcttgcattcTCCAAATGCCTAAATCACCACATCTTACCAACTTTACCCCCTACAATTCCCTCAAATCCAGCACTTCATCTCTGTCCACTCCTAGTTGCTGCTATAGCTGAGGCCACCATCAGCTCTGATTAAAGGACCCAAAGTCCAATGAACAATACCAGCTCCTTGGCTGACAGATTTTCCAACCAGGTTGGACATGAGAAGACTTTTGAAGAGAACATGAATTGCTTTttgcctgacttttttttttctttctgactgaTCTGAAAGTGGGAAATTACTTAAGTACCTAAAACAATTAGATTTTGATgctgacttaaaaatttttggtaCTAGTTTTTGGTACTAATTTTCACCCTAGtttctcaaacccacaaagacaTTCCAAAAGTTTCCTATTAGGCCTAGGAAGTTTGGATTTCACAGGATAGTGGCAGGGATGTCAACTTTGTCCTATTGCCAAACAGGTGTCCAAGTTGTCACTAGAATGCCTGTGGCAATTTCCGAAGCCCTTGAAGGCACTGGGAAATTCCTCATAGTCCTCCCAGAATATGTTCACAGTAAGAATCAGATTCTGTTGCCCTAGCCCCTTGAGGCAAATCACCAATATGGCAGCTAATAGGTAAGGCAGCAGTGTCCTGCCAAGGCCTGACCCTCTGCTGGGTGAGAAAGACTGGGTCAATAGGCTCCAAATCCTCAGAAAGTGAGTGTGCATACACCTGCTTCCACCGCCTGTGGTTTGCTGGCCCTATGTGAAgacagggggctcagtcaggcTGAATAGAGAACACTTCCATTGTCAAGACCCAGACCTGCTGTTGTGTAGGAGAGCTgaaagacagatttttaaaaaaatcttttgtacaCTCTGAGGAATACAGTTTTAATGATCTATACACAATGCATGAAAAGTCTTATGAAAAAGTGCCCTTTTTCCCTGTACAAGGAGCGTCCTCCAAGTACCCTCACATTTGCCCCAGTGGACTATTTGGGGTAATCAGAAGAGACCCCGCCTCCTTCTGGGTGTCTCTTCCCTTACCCCTAGGCCTAGAATTTTGTTCCCCATCCTCAACCAGGCTAGTTCCTGCTCCTGAGCTTCCctgagatgctcaataaataaaaattcatttgttttattcaacaaagaaatgaatatttatttgccACTCTTACAAAATCTCATTTTTGACTGGACTCAGACGAGAGGTAGAACCTCTTAGAGAAGACAGCCTCTGTCTCTTGGCAGTCCGTTCCTATGGCCTCCTTCATTCTCTTGGCCAAAAGGTTAGCATTTTCTGCAGGCTCTTCCTTATTTGTCTTCATGCACTGCTTGTTCAAAGCAGTACCCCGACGTCTGTGTTGGAGGACACATGGAGTGAGAAGACGCCCAATCTTGGCTGCTCAGGTATGAGGTTTCCTACTTTGTTTGTTTAGGGACTTTCTCACAACATCCTGGCGGACATCATCTTCCTTAGAGAGATTGAAAACTTTGCGGATTCTGCTAGGTCTTTGGGGCCCCCAGGCGACAAGGCACAGTAGGATCAGTGAGTCCAGGAGTATCCTTCTCCCCGTTTTTTACAATGACCAAGTTGAGAACACTGAGATTGACATCCGCAATGCAAGCCTGAACAGATCTGCGCTTTCTTCCCCCAGAGTCCTTCTGGGTCGGTGGCAGGAAGGCCCTGTACTCGGCAGCAGGCAGACACAGCCATGGGTCAAGACACCCTGCTTCATGGGGAAGCCTTGTTTGTCATTGTCACCACTGATTTGGAACACGTAACCCTTACACTCTTCACCTAGAGCATCAGCAGCAACTTCTGTGACTGTTCGCTTCTCATAAAAGGTACGAAGTTCACGTTCATCGTCCACTTCAATGAGTTTCTGGCAGCCAGTAGCCGGGAAAGAGTTGTTCAGCTAAGGATGAtgaaaggggtggggtggggagggaaaagtCTTAAGAAAACTGCAAAACCACCTACAAAGGTAATTCCATTGCAAAAAGCCTTTTATGGAACCCTCAGAAAATGAGCAGAGATCCTGAAATATCGGTTTTACTAGCTAAATGTGTGTACACAGTAACGCACAAGCACTGCACTAAAAATCAAGCTAATTTTTCCTCCAGCATCGCCGAATGACCCCAGAGCAAAGAGCCCTCCACTGCTCTATAGCCTATCAGAGCAGGAAGCCCAGTTAGGGGCCGCCAACTAGGCAGCAAGGCCATATCTCTGAAAGGCAGATTAGTGATGCAGATGAGGTCCATCCTCTGAGGGGCTCACCTTTGACAGGAAACCAGTTAAGACCACCCAGGGAAGGCCACCACTGCCCCGCACCAGTGAGGGGCCAGGTCCTAACTCCCCCgtgctcttcctcctctgctttcctATTTTCCTTCCACACCCTGCAATCGTGGATTTGGGGAGCGAGCGCTCCACTTGTTGTGGTGGGAGGAGCACACGTGGGTAGAAACGCGAGGAGAGGGGTGAAGGCAGATCATAGCCATTCCCACTAAGCCAGGAATCCCTGAACTCTGCCTTAGCCACGGCAGATGCCCGCAGGCTGTTCTCAAATCTCAGGGCCACGGGCAGGTCTTGGGCATCTTTGGTATTTTAGGTTGGTTGAAGCTGATGTAGTATCAGTTTGAGGCATGGGATCCTGAGGAGGAAGGGCTCCGGCATGGAAATCAGGGGTCTGCTGAGCCACTAAGGGCTCTGCCACTCTGGAACGTAATTCTCCCTTTGAAGACTTCAGGCTGCACTTTTGGAAACAAATTTCAACGGACAAGAGATGCGGGCTGCAAAGGGGTCATCCCTGCAGAGCTCCAAGTCACTGCTACTTCTGCTTATAACTAAGTCACAGGGGATCCCATCACGTACTGTTGGTCTGAGCAGGGAATGAGGCCCCGGGCAGAGACCATGGGGCCTGTACTGATTTCCTAGGGCTGCCCTCACAAGATACCAGACTgcgtggcttaaacaacagaaatttaccgACTCCCAgctctagaggctagaagtccaagatcaaggggcacctgggtggctcagttggttaagtgccagactttggctcgggtcataatctcaccgtttgtgggttggagacccgcgttggactctgcgctgtatggagcctgctagggattctctctctctgtacccccgcccctggtgctctctctctctctcaaaataaataaataaaaacttacaaaaaaacctctttttgtgttaagaagtccaagatcaagatgtcatcagatttggtttcctctgaggcctctcctTAGCCTGCAggtggctgccttctcactgtgtcctcttATGGTCGTccctctgtgctgactgtgtcctgatctcctctTATAAAAAAGACACTACTCATATAGGATGAGAGCACATCCTAATGACATTTTAACTTAAATGCCTCTtcaaaggccctatctccaaatacagtcaccttctgaggtactaggagttagagcttcaacacaggaattgctgggggggggggggggggggggcaggaaagaCACAATTCAGCCGGTCACAGGGCCTATTCTGAAAATCTCTGAGTCTGGGGCTGAAAACTGGGGACCCTCTGGCAGGAGCAGAaaaagttttcttccttccttcctctctctctttctttcctccccacaCTCCTTGCAAAGGGCAAAAGTTTTCAAAAGTTATCTCTGCCTGTTTCTGCTCCCCTCCGTGAATTTTCACCAATCTCTGTGTGAACGAAACCACCAACTCTGGTCTCTTCCGGGTGTACATAAACGACGATCAAGGATAAGAGGTGTCAATCTGAGACGCACACAGCCGCTGGTGTTTGAGTTCTTGCTCGTGTAATGCCAGCTTCCCGAGGTCCTGCCCCACTCTTCTAGGTAAACAGACTCATTTCTAAGACCCCGAGAGGCGTGAAGACTTCCATTTCATCTGGTGTAATAAGAGTGGCCCCTCGGAGAGAAACTCAAGCCTCCGCCCGCACAGATGCTGGGGCAGACAGACGTGggcaaggaggggaagggagcagggCGTGCTCTGCCTTCCCTTGGTTCCAGCCGCCCGAGAGCTTGAACTACTGAGCGCCCCCGCGCTGGATAACTCAAGTACCTGCACAAAACTCCTCAAATGTCTCTGCATGTGGGGTTGTCCTCCTGGAAGAATCGCGAGTCTCCTGCTGTggacgtgagcagggaaggataCCGACCAGGCGGAGCTCCCGGGGAGTGGTGTCGTGTTGAGGAGGCCTTTGAATCCCGGTCCATCTTCCCACCGCGGCTGTTTTAGAGAAACCCATAGGACTGTCAGAGCTGAATGCTGGGCCACACAAGCCAGACCCTCTTTGTCCTGTGTGTTCCTGCCCGGAGCTGCCCAATCCTACCTTCTTCCTTAAGGTTCCTTGGCATTCGAAACaaagggcggggcggggcggggcggggggagaaaggCGGGGGGAGAAAGTGCAGAGCGCGAGACCTCTGGCAACGTCGCTGCGGCGAGCAAGGGAGTTTTGacaaagtgggtgaaggggatGAATGGCACCCGCTAAGTGTCCCGCTGCCCGGGGCAACCTGGGCGTTACCGACACCCGACGTGCAGGCAGGGTTTGGGAATCCCGACGACGACCTAGCAGAAACCTGGCGGTACCAAGGTGGCGGATTTGCCCCCTCCCACCAGCCGGAGCGCCGCGCCTCTGGGGGCCACTTCCGGCGGGGGTGTGGAGGCCGCGGGAGCACGGCTCCCGCTGGGGAAGAAGCCGGGCCAGCCGAGTCCGGACCGCTCCCTAGGGACTCTTCGTCGTCTCGGCCCGTCCTGGAGCCCAAGGCCCCTCGTCTCCTGTCCCGACAGCTTACAACCCGGGGCCACCGTGGGGCACGTAAGGACACCCCAGGAAGAGAGCACGCATGCCCGCCCCACAGAAGCCGAAGTGGGGGTCCTGGCCGCACCCGAAAAAGGGAGCCAACAAACGGGACGGGACGCCCCTGGACTCGGCGCGTGGCCCCGCGAGCTACCTGCCGGGAGACCCTCCGCTTTACCCGGTTCTGGTGCCTCATCCGCGcggtgcgggggcgggggcggggggggggggacgggtcTGCTTTGCACAGGGGAGGTGGCAGAGTATGAGAGCGTCGGCCGGAAGAGAGCGAAGACGAGTGGCACAGCTTCTTTCAGGTGCCGTCGTGGGTGGCTCTGAAAAGAGCCTTTGGATGGGATGGAACCTCGAGCCGAGCGCGCACTTTAAGCCCGCTCCCCGCGGATGCGGCGAGCCAGCTGGATGTCCTTGGGCATGATAGTGACGCGCTTGGCGTGGATAGCGCACAGGTTCGTGTCCTCGAACAGCCCCACCAGGTAGGCCTCGCTCGCCTCCTGCAGCGCCATCACGGCCGAGCTCTGGAAGCGCAGGTCCGTCTTGAAGTCCTGCGCGATCTCGCGCACCAGCCGCTGGAACGGCAGCTTGCGGATCAGCAGCTCGGTGGACTTCTGGTAGCGCCGGATCTCCCGCAGGGCCACGGTGCCCGGCCGGTAGCGGTGCGGCTTCTTCACGCCGCCCGTGGCGGGCGCGCTCTTGCGGGCCGCCTTGGTGGCCAGCTGCTTCCGCGGGGCCTTGCCGCCGGTCGACTTGCGGGCGGTCTGCTTTGTACGGGCCATAGCGAACCAAAACACCAACTCACCAGCGCAGCGGCAGCGAGAGTAACGGGGCCTCGGCCCGCCGCCGCACTCTTTATAGGCACCGTCTTCTTCCGATCGGGCGGGGCGACAATTGAAAGTCCCGCGCTGGCTGTCCATTGGCTGTGACGTCACCCGTCCCGGCATCACTCATTGGCCTGGGCACAATCCTCCCTACCCCGCCCACTCGCCTCGCTTTCTACTTTCCAGTTCGCCAAGTCTTTCTCCtaccttgtttttcctttcttttcggcgggcggggagggaggagggggggggggctcatttTTGAGCTCAACTCTGTTCGAATCTTCCTCCCTGACCCTTTTACCCCTTTGCCGCGCAGtaccctcttccttccctcgCGGGCTCCCCAACTCCACCTCACTTTTCCGtttgctccccgccccccaaagcGCCTTGTCCCCTTCTAAGAGCCCCCTCGTTGGTGTGATGGATCTTCTTTTCCCGCCTTGTCGGTACTTTTCGGATGGGAAAGTTGTCCGTCTCACCCCATCCCCTCGCCTCCCGAGCGCAAGATCCCGCCTGCGGGGACCTGTCCCTCCGCTGCGAAGGCGGCCCCCTCACTTTTACTTGAGACAGCCGGCTCAGCTAAGCCAAGGTCAGGGCCGCCACACTCCCGCAAACTGCCAGCTCCCCTGCCGACGGGGGGTGCACGTGTGTTGCGCAAAGGCCTCGTGAGCCCGGGAGTCGCGTACTTGGCACCCACTCCCGAGGGAGGAGCCCGGGGGCCACCCAACAGTACTACTCCTAGCGCAGTCGACCGTGGCTGCGCCCAACGGGCTCTagctcctctccctgccttcaAGTCCTAAGTAAGATCTACGAGATGGGTGAGGCGCAAGATTTGAGAGGCCAGGAGCGGCTCGGCGACTACTGGCCAATAGTGGAACGGAGAAGAGCCGCTACTGTGAACAACTCTTTATTTGAAAGGGTGGGTGGCTCTTAAAAGAGCCTTTGATTTCACAGGTACCCCTTTGCCACCAGGGCTGGCTGAGCTTCCGGACGCCGGCCTCACTTGCCCTTTGCCTTGTGGTGGCTCTCCGTCTTCTTGGGGAGCAACACGGCCTGGATGTTGGGCAGCACGCCGCCCTGGGCGATGGTGACTTTGCCCAACAGCTTGTTCAGTTCCTCGTCGTTGCGGATGGCCAGCTGCAGGTGGCGGGGGATGATGCGCGTCTTCTTGTTGTCGCGGGCCGCGTTCCCCGCCAGCTCCAGGATTTCCGCCGTCAGATACTCCAGCACCGCCGCCATGTAGACCGGCGCGCCGGCCCCCACCCGCTCGGCATAGTTGCCCTTGCGCAGCAGACGGTGCAC
This Prionailurus viverrinus isolate Anna unplaced genomic scaffold, UM_Priviv_1.0 scaffold_50, whole genome shotgun sequence DNA region includes the following protein-coding sequences:
- the LOC125159530 gene encoding uncharacterized protein LOC125159530 isoform X1: MRHQNRVKRRVSRQVARGATRRVQGRPVPFVGSLFRVRPGPPLRLLWGGHACSLPGVSLRAPRWPRVVSCRDRRRGALGSRTGRDDEESLGSGPDSAGPASSPAGAVLPRPPHPRRKWPPEARRSGWWEGANPPPWYRQVSARSSSGFPNPACTSGVGNAQVAPGSGTLSGCHSSPSPTLSKLPCSPQRRCQRSRALHFLPPPFSPRPAPPRPLFRMPRNLKEEAAVGRWTGIQRPPQHDTTPRELRLVGILPCSRPQQETRDSSRRTTPHAETFEEFCAGT
- the LOC125159530 gene encoding uncharacterized protein LOC125159530 isoform X2, which codes for MRHQNRVKRRVSRQVARGATRRVQGRPVPFVGSLFRVRPGPPLRLLWGGHACSLPGVSLRAPRWPRVVSCRDRRRGALGSRTGRDDEESLGSGPDSAGPASSPAGAVLPRPPHPRRKWPPEARRSGWWEGANPPPWYRQVSARSSSGFPNPACTSGVAAVGRWTGIQRPPQHDTTPRELRLVGILPCSRPQQETRDSSRRTTPHAETFEEFCAGT
- the LOC125159530 gene encoding histone H3-like isoform X3, which produces MPGRVTSQPMDSQRGTFNCRPARSEEDGAYKECGGGPRPRYSRCRCAGELVFWFAMARTKQTARKSTGGKAPRKQLATKAARKSAPATGGVKKPHRYRPGTVALREIRRYQKSTELLIRKLPFQRLVREIAQDFKTDLRFQSSAVMALQEASEAYLVGLFEDTNLCAIHAKRVTIMPKDIQLARRIRGERA
- the LOC125159532 gene encoding histone H2A type 2-A; the protein is MSGRGKQGGKARAKAKSRSSRAGLQFPVGRVHRLLRKGNYAERVGAGAPVYMAAVLEYLTAEILELAGNAARDNKKTRIIPRHLQLAIRNDEELNKLLGKVTIAQGGVLPNIQAVLLPKKTESHHKAKGK